In Legionella cardiaca, a genomic segment contains:
- the icmV gene encoding type IVB secretion system protein IcmV, with the protein MKIKKGTRLKGIIKRILNVRAWVDFDRVKAFTIYIATGFQKMFVPQSKTKQGESFDEAVARMNLSEEDLRAKQSSLYRLSILMCVAAVCIFIYALYHLFYGTYRASIVSIVLLLIALVLAFRYHFWYFQIKERKLGCSFNEWYRQGLKGDKR; encoded by the coding sequence ATGAAAATCAAAAAAGGCACCAGATTAAAAGGCATTATCAAGCGAATTTTGAATGTCCGCGCATGGGTTGATTTTGATAGAGTTAAAGCTTTTACCATTTATATCGCTACCGGTTTTCAAAAAATGTTTGTTCCTCAAAGTAAAACGAAGCAGGGAGAATCATTTGATGAGGCAGTAGCAAGAATGAATTTAAGTGAAGAAGATCTTCGCGCCAAACAATCTTCTTTGTATCGTTTAAGTATCCTCATGTGTGTTGCCGCTGTTTGTATTTTTATTTATGCCCTTTACCATTTATTTTATGGTACTTATAGGGCTTCTATAGTTAGTATCGTTTTGCTATTAATTGCTTTAGTCTTAGCCTTCCGCTATCACTTTTGGTATTTTCAAATTAAAGAACGAAAGTTAGGGTGCTCATTTAATGAGTGGTATAGACAAGGCTTGAAGGGTGATAAGCGATGA
- the icmW gene encoding type IVB secretion system protein IcmW, with translation MPDLSHEASSQYWFEYVDPMIYRVITFMESVEDWTLDGSPDLEAAINRLGQELDDIEKLDMSTLSQEDIFIRLVGNIKSGRGLRLLQAIDTVHPGSASRILIHAEETSTGSHDPAGFFLKRNIVFERLRLLARVFSEYRLKLVARALEGEE, from the coding sequence ATGCCCGATCTTAGTCATGAAGCCTCATCGCAATATTGGTTTGAATATGTTGATCCGATGATTTATCGGGTTATTACTTTCATGGAAAGCGTGGAGGATTGGACTTTAGATGGCAGTCCCGATTTAGAAGCAGCAATTAATCGTCTTGGCCAAGAATTAGATGATATCGAAAAGCTTGATATGAGCACACTCTCTCAAGAAGATATTTTTATTCGTTTAGTAGGAAATATTAAATCAGGACGAGGTCTACGTCTTTTGCAGGCCATTGATACAGTGCATCCAGGAAGTGCCTCCCGAATTTTAATTCACGCCGAAGAAACCAGTACAGGCAGTCATGATCCTGCCGGGTTCTTCCTAAAAAGAAATATTGTTTTTGAACGTTTACGCCTACTTGCTCGTGTTTTTTCTGAGTATCGTTTAAAACTTGTTGCTCGTGCTCTCGAAGGGGAAGAATAA
- a CDS encoding APC family permease yields the protein MLKRDISRTNVLIAAAGGMIGSGWLFSPFISAQMAGSNALISWIIAALFMLFIALPLCELGAMFPISGGMTNYPSFTHGNDVGFLFAWTSWLSYVVMTPIEIQAILQYSSHFFPSLIVKEATAFTLSGIGYVVAMCIMLFVVLLNSYGIKMLAECNKIASIIKFLVPSIAIIALLSTASSTSNINIDLASKNAWVQIFTALSAGGIAFAFTGFQNGLMLAGEVQNPQRNIPIAILGAVLVGFVLYFMLQLSFLVAIPHTYLANGWQHLSFPGDSGPLVGLTLLVGLGFVSLLLMFDAAFSPFGTTLVYTAATSRILYGMTLNKHLPKIFLKLNRHKIPYITLYANFLVGILSFLPFPGWQKMVAFLSSCSILSYGIGPLCLLAMRRLQPNRDRPFRLWASQFFCHTAFYVCNLMLYWCGFDILWKLDVALLLGFIINLFYQKRRLIDCSPSLYWFAFYMTSMLLVSYFGSFGGIGRLQFPLDIALILPLSIIILHFSQHVLINNKEHEEITANMELAAETD from the coding sequence ATGCTGAAACGTGACATTTCTCGAACAAACGTCCTCATTGCTGCTGCTGGGGGAATGATTGGCTCCGGTTGGTTATTTAGCCCCTTCATTAGTGCCCAAATGGCTGGGAGTAATGCCTTAATTAGCTGGATAATTGCTGCCTTGTTTATGTTATTCATCGCTCTACCTTTGTGTGAGCTTGGGGCAATGTTTCCTATTTCTGGCGGCATGACTAATTATCCAAGTTTTACGCATGGAAATGACGTTGGTTTTCTATTTGCCTGGACATCCTGGCTATCTTATGTAGTAATGACACCAATCGAGATACAAGCTATTTTACAATATTCCAGTCATTTCTTTCCCTCATTGATAGTTAAAGAAGCGACAGCTTTTACATTATCAGGAATAGGCTACGTAGTAGCCATGTGCATCATGCTTTTTGTGGTACTACTCAATTCTTATGGCATTAAAATGTTGGCTGAATGTAATAAAATTGCCAGTATTATCAAATTCTTGGTCCCAAGTATTGCCATCATTGCGCTGCTCTCAACCGCGTCATCAACAAGCAATATTAACATTGATTTAGCGAGTAAAAATGCCTGGGTGCAAATTTTTACGGCACTTTCTGCAGGGGGTATTGCTTTTGCTTTTACAGGTTTCCAAAATGGTTTAATGCTTGCAGGTGAGGTACAAAACCCACAACGCAATATTCCCATTGCAATTCTAGGAGCAGTGCTCGTTGGCTTTGTACTTTACTTTATGCTGCAACTGAGTTTTCTGGTTGCTATTCCCCACACTTATTTAGCGAATGGTTGGCAACATCTAAGCTTCCCCGGAGACAGCGGACCATTAGTAGGATTAACGCTACTCGTTGGTTTAGGTTTTGTTTCATTATTACTTATGTTTGACGCAGCTTTTTCGCCCTTCGGTACAACACTGGTTTATACTGCAGCGACTTCCCGTATTTTATATGGAATGACGTTAAATAAGCATTTACCTAAAATTTTCTTAAAGTTAAATAGACATAAGATTCCTTATATTACTTTATACGCAAACTTTCTCGTAGGTATTTTATCCTTCCTTCCGTTCCCAGGATGGCAAAAAATGGTGGCCTTTCTTTCCTCTTGCAGCATTTTGTCCTATGGAATTGGTCCCCTTTGTTTACTGGCAATGCGCAGACTTCAACCTAATCGCGATCGTCCCTTCAGACTTTGGGCAAGTCAGTTTTTCTGTCATACCGCCTTTTATGTTTGTAATCTCATGCTGTATTGGTGTGGTTTTGATATTTTATGGAAATTGGATGTTGCTCTTTTACTAGGTTTTATTATTAATCTTTTTTATCAAAAACGACGCTTAATTGATTGCAGTCCGAGTCTTTATTGGTTTGCCTTTTATATGACATCTATGCTGCTGGTTTCCTATTTTGGCTCGTTTGGTGGCATCGGACGTTTACAGTTTCCATTAGATATTGCTCTCATTCTACCACTTAGTATTATTATTCTTCATTTTTCACAACACGTTCTTATTAATAATAAAGAGCATGAGGAAATAACTGCAAATATGGAGTTGGCGGCTGAAACTGATTAA